In Schizosaccharomyces osmophilus chromosome 1, complete sequence, the genomic window TCCCCATTTATTGCCTTTTTAACTTTAATATAGCACCTGTCTACAGTTAAAATCAATGGGAAATGATAATAACCTCTAGTAGGTGCATGTTCGCCGAATACAGCTAAAAAGGcaataaaacaaaggaaaatttgGAATTTAAGTATTTGTAACTTACATTCAACTCCACAAACATGACGAGCAAATTCAATCACGGCAACTTGAAGACCGAGACAAATACCCAAATAAGGAGTGTTGTTTTCACGTGCCCATTGAGCGGCAGCAATCATTCCTTCTATACCACGGGAACCAAATCCACCGGGAACCAAAATACCGTTTGCAGAGCACACCAAGTGCCAAGCTTTGTGATAGCTAAGAGGATCAGTCTCGTTCATACTGGCCTCTAAATGGGAAGCCTCAACCCATTGTAAATCAAGCTTGCGACCACAACGCATAGCAGAGTGTTCCAAAGCCTTAATAACGGAAATGTAGGAATCCTTGAGATGTGTGTACTTGCCAACAAGAACAATGGTAACCTTCTGGAAAAGACGGTCATGACCGGAAGTTAGAAGTTTCCAAGAGTTCCACATCACTGAACCGGCGTTCACATGGTTGGAACCGATAGGAATCTGATCCAATTTAAAGCGCATCTTAAGAAAATCTAATAACTTGTTTTCGAGGAGTTGAGGAACATGATAAGTACTAGAAACATCATGAACAGCCAAAACTTGTTCAGGACCAACATGacagaaaagagaaatctTATCAATAACACTTTCCTCAAGGGGTAGCTTACAGCGACAGGCAATTAAATCAGGCATGATACCTAGACTACGAAGATCTCTAATTGCTTGTTGAGTGGGCTTCGTTTTTTGTTCACCATTAATAACGGGAACAAGAGATACGTGGATAGACACAAAATTGTCACGTCCAACACGGAATTGAAATTGACGCATagcttcaacaaaagcagCGGATTCAATATCGCCAACCGTACCACCGAGCTCGACAATACAAACATCTGGTTCTTCACCGCTTTGATCAACCGGCACACGAGCAACACGTTCAATCCATTCTTGAATTTCGTTCGTGACATGGGGAACAATTTGTACAGTTTTGCCAAGATAATCACCACGGCGTTCTTTCTCAATAACTTTTGAGTAAACCTTACCGGTGGTAATGTTATTATCATGAGTTAATGTAACGTTCAAATAACGCTCATAATTTCCCAAATCCAAATCAACTTCACCACCatcattcaaaacaaaaacttctCCGTGTTCCAGTGGTGACATGGTGCCAGCATCAATGTTCATATAAGGATCGATTTTAATACTGGTAACTTTTAATCCCAAGGTTTTTAGCAGTAAACCA contains:
- the cts1 gene encoding CTP synthase Cts1; translation: MKYVLVSGGVISGIGKGVIASSTGLLLKTLGLKVTSIKIDPYMNIDAGTMSPLEHGEVFVLNDGGEVDLDLGNYERYLNVTLTHDNNITTGKVYSKVIEKERRGDYLGKTVQIVPHVTNEIQEWIERVARVPVDQSGEEPDVCIVELGGTVGDIESAAFVEAMRQFQFRVGRDNFVSIHVSLVPVINGEQKTKPTQQAIRDLRSLGIMPDLIACRCKLPLEESVIDKISLFCHVGPEQVLAVHDVSSTYHVPQLLENKLLDFLKMRFKLDQIPIGSNHVNAGSVMWNSWKLLTSGHDRLFQKVTIVLVGKYTHLKDSYISVIKALEHSAMRCGRKLDLQWVEASHLEASMNETDPLSYHKAWHLVCSANGILVPGGFGSRGIEGMIAAAQWARENNTPYLGICLGLQVAVIEFARHVCGVEYATSEEFEPQSDKHVIVYMPEINKDKLGGTMRLGLRPTIFQSNSEWSKLRKLHNNSKEVLERHRHRYEVNPKYVELLEQKGLTFVGKDEKAERMEIIEKRDHPYFVGVQYHPEYLSKPLRPSTPIFGLVAASAGLLDEFISSGEPVEWTDVSHFNAESALADSSESVEITNQATIVSTD